A genomic segment from Sulfuritalea hydrogenivorans sk43H encodes:
- the flhB gene encoding flagellar biosynthesis protein FlhB, whose protein sequence is MAEESDLERTEPASTRRLEQAREEGNVPQSRELMAFMVLAAGAGVFWVLGGWLSQRASGLLRQGLSFSREAAFDTALMKGSALSLTVDAFVIAGPVFLLAIVAAVVTPLMIGGGVISPKAFQLDLNRMDPIKGLGRMFSWQSVAELVKAVLKALLIGGVLYWVVRHEQDRLFALLGQPIETALISFARVLLYSFLALVGGLAIIAAIDVPFQLWQYHDRLKMTYEELKREARESEGDPHLKARIRSQQRELARSRMMSAVPRADVVVTNPTHFAVALKYESGTMGAPTVVAKGMNLIAQRIRELAGENQVPVLEAPPLARALYRHTDVGEQIPAPLYTAVAEVMAYVYQLNQFALSAGDLLPPVAPEAIAVPAGMDPGVPE, encoded by the coding sequence GTGGCTGAAGAAAGCGATCTCGAACGAACTGAACCCGCGTCAACGCGGCGCCTTGAACAGGCGCGCGAAGAGGGTAACGTTCCGCAGTCACGCGAGCTGATGGCCTTCATGGTGCTGGCTGCGGGCGCGGGTGTATTCTGGGTTCTCGGCGGCTGGCTCTCGCAACGTGCGTCCGGCCTGTTGCGGCAGGGCTTGAGTTTCAGTCGTGAAGCCGCTTTTGATACCGCCTTGATGAAGGGTTCGGCGCTCTCGCTGACGGTCGACGCCTTCGTTATTGCCGGACCTGTTTTCCTTCTCGCCATAGTCGCAGCCGTTGTTACGCCTTTGATGATCGGAGGCGGGGTGATTTCTCCCAAGGCTTTCCAGCTGGATCTGAACCGGATGGATCCGATCAAGGGTCTGGGACGGATGTTCTCCTGGCAAAGTGTCGCCGAACTGGTCAAGGCAGTGCTCAAGGCGTTGTTGATTGGCGGTGTCTTGTACTGGGTGGTGAGGCATGAGCAGGATCGGCTGTTCGCACTGCTCGGCCAGCCCATTGAAACCGCGCTGATTTCCTTTGCGCGGGTCCTGCTCTACAGCTTCCTCGCGCTGGTTGGCGGCCTTGCCATCATTGCTGCGATCGATGTGCCATTTCAGCTCTGGCAATACCATGATCGGCTGAAAATGACTTACGAGGAGCTGAAGCGGGAAGCCCGTGAGAGCGAGGGCGATCCCCACCTCAAGGCACGCATCCGCAGCCAGCAGCGGGAATTGGCGCGCAGCCGGATGATGTCGGCAGTACCCCGGGCGGATGTCGTGGTGACCAACCCGACGCATTTCGCCGTTGCCCTGAAATACGAGAGCGGCACGATGGGCGCGCCGACGGTCGTGGCCAAGGGCATGAATCTGATTGCCCAGCGCATCCGCGAACTGGCGGGTGAAAACCAGGTGCCCGTTCTGGAGGCGCCGCCACTGGCGCGGGCGTTGTATCGCCACACGGATGTCGGCGAGCAGATTCCGGCGCCGCTGTACACCGCGGTGGCCGAGGTCATGGCTTATGTCTACCAACTGAACCAGTTCGCGCTCTCCGCCGGAGACCTGCTGCCTCCCGTTGCGCCGGAAGCGATTGCGGTACCTGCAGGGATGGATCCGGGGGTACCTGAATGA
- a CDS encoding flagellar motor protein → MDKISFAGLALGVAAIVGGQVLEGGHVGSLIQPTAFLIVLGGTLGAVMLQSPLPVFMAGMRMGVWVFFPPVVDSEKLISDIGRWSQVARKEGLLALEAQIVSLPDPFVRKGLQLLVDGAEPERLREVLEVEIGAYEAKLKLASKVWESAGGYSPTIGILGAVMGLIHVMENLSDPAKLGSGIAVAFVATIYGVGAANLVFLPVAKKLMANVTRLVTLREMLVDGLVGIANGDNPRIVESRLQGYLS, encoded by the coding sequence ATGGACAAGATAAGTTTTGCCGGCCTGGCCTTGGGAGTTGCCGCGATTGTCGGCGGCCAGGTGCTGGAGGGCGGGCATGTCGGGTCGTTGATTCAACCCACTGCTTTTCTGATCGTGCTCGGCGGCACCTTGGGCGCCGTAATGTTGCAAAGCCCCCTGCCGGTGTTCATGGCCGGAATGCGAATGGGCGTCTGGGTATTCTTCCCGCCGGTGGTGGACTCGGAGAAGCTGATCAGCGACATTGGGCGCTGGAGCCAGGTTGCACGCAAGGAAGGTTTGCTTGCACTCGAAGCGCAGATCGTGTCCCTGCCGGATCCGTTTGTCAGGAAGGGTCTGCAACTGCTGGTCGATGGCGCCGAGCCGGAGCGCTTGCGGGAAGTGCTGGAAGTCGAAATCGGGGCCTATGAGGCCAAGCTCAAGCTGGCCTCGAAGGTATGGGAGTCTGCCGGCGGCTATTCGCCCACCATCGGCATTCTCGGCGCCGTGATGGGCCTGATCCATGTGATGGAGAACCTGTCCGATCCGGCCAAGCTGGGCAGTGGAATTGCGGTCGCGTTTGTCGCGACGATCTACGGGGTCGGGGCCGCCAACCTGGTATTTCTCCCCGTCGCCAAGAAATTGATGGCGAACGTGACGCGTCTGGTCACCTTGCGCGAGATGCTGGTCGATGGCTTGGTCGGCATCGCCAACGGCGACAACCCGCGGATCGTCGAAAGCCGGTTGCAGGGCTATCTCTCCTGA
- a CDS encoding chemotaxis protein CheA translates to MSDFQGMEDLLQDFLVEAGDLLSGVDNKLVDLEQNPEDHALLNEIFRGFHTIKGGAGFLNAAELVTLCHLTENLFDRLRNGELSITGELMDVIMAATAGVRDMFGVLEHGTQPEPADPVVLARLKAALAGEPLSSVAVPAAPTAAAPVVAVAASAAAAQTPAAAGPDWGNLFNAVTGAAAPAAAIATTGVTAAGVHLSHDVAGESPEQIIHAAVGRRASDKPGAQVPVGRRDTEKTRDNSIRVDTTRLDQVLNLSGEIGLTKNRLNALRSDILNGRSDTETLHALDQAVSQLDLLVSDLQNAVMKTRMQPVGRLFQKYPRIARDLARSLGKDVELVLVGEETEIDKTMIEDLSDPIIHLIRNAVDHGVESTDERRAAGKPEKSQVRLEARQEGDHIVLIVSDDGRGMNAERLRAKALAKGIITDEEANTMDERQSFNLVMLPGFSTKDVASDVSGRGVGMDVVKTNIQKLNGSIEIKSVLGKGSTFIISLPLTLAILPVLLVKLGEQPFAVPLSMVREILPIKIEAVQEVGGCATMVVRGEVMQMYPLSHLLGWESDVIPEYGVLMQIAEHAFILAIDGFMGREDAVIKSLDDFRPKGVAGVTTLSNGQIVLILDMKEVLGAFGEGRGVPRSAFIPLEKLAAA, encoded by the coding sequence ATGAGCGACTTTCAAGGAATGGAAGACCTGCTCCAGGATTTTCTGGTTGAGGCCGGCGACCTTTTGTCCGGGGTCGATAACAAGCTGGTCGATCTCGAGCAGAATCCGGAAGACCATGCCCTGCTCAACGAGATTTTCCGAGGCTTTCACACCATCAAGGGTGGTGCCGGTTTTCTCAATGCGGCTGAATTGGTCACGCTCTGTCATCTGACGGAAAATCTTTTCGACCGTTTGCGCAATGGTGAGCTCAGCATCACCGGCGAGCTCATGGATGTGATCATGGCGGCAACGGCCGGCGTGCGAGACATGTTTGGCGTACTGGAGCACGGTACGCAGCCCGAGCCCGCCGATCCCGTTGTTCTTGCGAGACTCAAGGCGGCGCTGGCAGGTGAACCATTGAGCTCCGTTGCCGTGCCCGCCGCGCCAACTGCCGCTGCGCCTGTTGTGGCTGTCGCTGCGTCTGCAGCCGCGGCCCAGACGCCCGCGGCTGCCGGCCCTGACTGGGGCAACCTCTTCAATGCCGTGACGGGTGCCGCCGCACCGGCGGCGGCAATTGCCACCACGGGGGTGACAGCCGCCGGAGTTCACCTTAGCCACGATGTTGCCGGCGAGTCACCGGAGCAGATCATCCACGCCGCTGTCGGCCGCCGTGCCAGCGACAAGCCGGGGGCGCAGGTTCCGGTGGGTCGTCGCGACACAGAGAAAACTCGCGACAACTCGATCCGGGTAGACACCACGCGACTGGACCAAGTGCTCAATCTGTCGGGCGAAATCGGTTTGACCAAGAACCGTCTGAATGCATTGCGCTCGGATATTCTCAATGGTCGCTCGGACACCGAGACCTTGCATGCCCTTGATCAGGCGGTGAGCCAGCTCGATTTGCTGGTTTCCGATCTGCAGAACGCGGTGATGAAAACCCGCATGCAGCCAGTCGGCCGATTGTTCCAGAAATATCCGCGGATCGCCCGGGATCTGGCGCGCAGCCTGGGCAAGGATGTCGAGCTTGTGCTGGTTGGCGAAGAGACGGAAATCGACAAGACCATGATCGAGGACCTGTCTGATCCGATCATTCACCTGATCCGCAATGCCGTTGATCACGGTGTCGAGTCGACCGACGAACGGCGTGCGGCAGGCAAGCCGGAGAAGTCCCAGGTACGGCTTGAGGCGCGCCAGGAAGGCGACCATATCGTTCTCATTGTCTCCGATGATGGCCGCGGCATGAATGCGGAACGCTTGCGTGCAAAGGCCCTGGCGAAGGGCATCATCACCGACGAAGAAGCCAACACGATGGACGAGCGGCAGAGCTTCAATCTCGTCATGCTGCCGGGCTTCTCGACCAAGGATGTGGCATCCGATGTATCCGGGCGTGGCGTTGGCATGGATGTGGTCAAAACCAACATCCAGAAGCTCAATGGCTCGATCGAGATCAAGAGCGTGCTGGGGAAGGGATCAACTTTCATCATTTCCCTGCCGCTGACACTGGCGATCCTGCCGGTGCTGCTGGTGAAGCTTGGCGAACAGCCATTTGCCGTGCCGCTGTCCATGGTCAGGGAAATCCTGCCGATCAAGATCGAGGCGGTGCAAGAGGTGGGCGGCTGCGCCACCATGGTCGTGCGCGGCGAGGTCATGCAGATGTATCCGCTAAGCCATTTGCTCGGATGGGAGTCTGACGTGATCCCCGAGTATGGCGTATTGATGCAGATTGCAGAGCACGCATTCATTCTCGCCATCGATGGCTTCATGGGGCGTGAAGATGCCGTAATCAAGTCGCTTGACGATTTCCGTCCCAAGGGTGTCGCTGGAGTCACCACGTTGTCGAATGGACAGATCGTGCTGATTCTTGACATGAAGGAAGTCCTTGGAGCTTTCGGCGAAGGCCGGGGCGTTCCGCGTTCCGCCTTCATTCCGCTGGAGAAGCTGGCGGCAGCCTGA
- a CDS encoding flagella synthesis protein FlgN: MESLSDLLVRELSDLKRFCDLLEEERKALTGTQADRLPDIAKEKAALVGQLNQLETRRDTLLVKNGFAKGRSGIEAWLASLPNASSDRHRWTELLKLAAQARDGNETNGKLINILLKQNQDALSVLLSGGTDSIYGADGQQRGLAAGKRSFGAV, encoded by the coding sequence GTGGAATCCTTGTCAGACTTGCTGGTCAGGGAACTGTCCGACCTGAAACGCTTTTGCGATTTGCTGGAAGAGGAGCGCAAAGCCCTCACCGGAACCCAGGCAGATCGCCTGCCGGATATCGCGAAAGAGAAGGCGGCGCTTGTCGGCCAACTCAACCAGCTTGAAACACGGCGCGATACGCTTCTGGTCAAGAACGGTTTCGCCAAAGGGCGTTCCGGCATTGAAGCATGGCTGGCAAGCCTGCCGAATGCCTCTTCCGACAGACATCGCTGGACAGAATTGCTGAAACTCGCCGCACAGGCACGCGACGGTAACGAAACCAACGGCAAGCTGATCAATATCCTGCTCAAGCAGAATCAGGACGCGCTTTCCGTATTGCTGTCAGGCGGAACCGACTCGATCTATGGTGCCGACGGGCAACAACGCGGCCTGGCTGCGGGGAAACGATCTTTCGGCGCTGTTTGA
- the flgM gene encoding flagellar biosynthesis anti-sigma factor FlgM — MKIDNSAKTIGTVQNTAGSRAPATRSAAPGVKAGSPSSAGESTTVAATAFHSVSGSEPAFNSQKVAEIRQAISEGRFQINPERIADGLISSVREMLGQNRRNP, encoded by the coding sequence ATGAAGATCGACAACTCTGCCAAAACCATCGGAACCGTGCAAAACACGGCAGGTTCCCGTGCGCCCGCGACCCGTTCGGCGGCCCCCGGCGTCAAGGCAGGAAGCCCCTCCTCGGCAGGCGAGTCGACCACAGTGGCCGCCACGGCCTTCCATTCGGTATCCGGTTCCGAACCCGCCTTCAATTCGCAAAAAGTCGCCGAAATCCGCCAGGCCATCAGTGAAGGGCGCTTTCAGATCAATCCGGAACGGATTGCCGACGGCCTGATCTCCAGCGTACGCGAAATGCTGGGACAAAATCGCCGCAATCCCTGA
- a CDS encoding MinD/ParA family ATP-binding protein → MLEALHSTAGDQAAGLRRLFGARPPQVIAFVSGRDACGRTTLLVQTAAALAQAGHGVVIIDENPGPNNALSAFGTTSRHDLMDLVQGTRSVQQVMRPAAPLVRAVAASRFADELLHVDAVAADHLSAGLRQIQQGASFVMVDCAARRGGQISPLALAARHIVVVVAAQSVAITHAYALIKRLARERGRDAFQVVVTRARSGEEAQAIFDNLRRTAREHLGVRLDHLGSSCVPVTDHLADALQSRLPVGTGDAEGGGFLPFEVRPAQRRGASGHAPKHLESVL, encoded by the coding sequence TTGCTTGAGGCGCTGCATTCGACCGCGGGAGACCAGGCCGCCGGATTGCGCCGCCTCTTCGGCGCCCGCCCGCCACAGGTGATAGCGTTTGTTTCCGGTCGGGATGCCTGCGGGCGCACCACACTGCTGGTCCAGACTGCCGCTGCTCTGGCGCAGGCCGGCCACGGCGTGGTCATCATCGACGAAAATCCGGGACCCAACAATGCGCTCTCGGCCTTCGGCACGACATCGCGCCATGACCTGATGGACTTAGTGCAGGGTACCCGCTCGGTGCAGCAGGTCATGCGACCCGCCGCACCTTTGGTGAGGGCTGTTGCGGCGTCGCGGTTTGCCGACGAACTGCTTCATGTCGACGCCGTTGCGGCGGATCATTTGAGCGCGGGCCTGCGGCAGATTCAGCAGGGCGCATCCTTCGTGATGGTCGATTGCGCCGCAAGGCGCGGCGGGCAGATTTCACCGCTGGCCCTCGCTGCCCGGCACATTGTGGTCGTGGTCGCGGCCCAGAGCGTGGCGATCACGCATGCCTACGCCTTGATCAAACGATTGGCACGGGAGCGCGGGCGCGATGCCTTTCAGGTAGTGGTTACCCGCGCCCGTTCCGGCGAAGAGGCTCAGGCGATATTTGACAACCTGCGCCGTACCGCACGCGAGCACCTTGGAGTCCGGCTCGATCATCTTGGCAGCTCGTGCGTGCCGGTGACCGATCATCTGGCTGATGCCCTGCAAAGCCGGCTGCCGGTGGGTACGGGAGATGCCGAAGGCGGCGGATTTCTTCCGTTCGAGGTACGGCCGGCCCAGCGTCGGGGAGCCTCCGGGCATGCGCCGAAGCACCTGGAATCGGTGTTATAG
- the motD gene encoding flagellar motor protein MotD has translation MSRSGRRHQEEEHENHERWLVSYADFITLLFAFFVVMYALSSINEGKYRIMSDSISSAFRSIPGSSSGAQVAVNTINSQLSIAIPAKRLPPNVKTDTAQAAKRDRLRNTAKDINKALAPLVDEGKVTVTEGALGITVDINASVLFAPGDARLDLGAVRALAAVAQILAPTDFPIIVEGHTDNTPISTPQFPSNWELSGMRASSVVRLFIESGVDGRRLTATGYADQRPLADNATPDGRQRNRRVAITIESRNPDNAVEVQISDN, from the coding sequence ATGTCGCGCTCGGGCCGACGCCATCAGGAAGAGGAGCACGAGAACCACGAACGCTGGCTGGTGTCATACGCCGACTTCATCACCTTGCTGTTCGCCTTCTTTGTGGTGATGTACGCCCTCTCGTCGATCAACGAGGGTAAGTATCGGATCATGTCGGACTCGATCAGTTCGGCCTTCCGCAGCATTCCGGGCAGCAGTTCGGGAGCCCAGGTTGCGGTCAATACCATCAATTCGCAGTTGTCGATCGCCATTCCGGCGAAGCGCCTGCCGCCCAACGTCAAGACCGATACGGCTCAGGCAGCGAAAAGGGACCGTCTGCGAAATACGGCCAAGGATATCAACAAGGCCCTGGCGCCGCTGGTCGATGAAGGCAAGGTTACGGTCACCGAAGGGGCGCTGGGAATCACGGTCGATATCAACGCCAGCGTACTGTTTGCCCCCGGCGATGCGCGTCTTGATCTTGGTGCCGTGAGAGCCCTGGCCGCAGTTGCACAAATTCTGGCTCCGACCGACTTTCCCATCATCGTCGAAGGACATACCGACAATACGCCGATCAGCACGCCACAGTTTCCCTCCAATTGGGAGCTCTCGGGGATGCGGGCATCGAGTGTGGTGCGCCTGTTCATCGAGAGCGGCGTGGATGGACGCCGCCTGACCGCGACCGGCTATGCCGACCAGCGGCCTTTGGCCGATAACGCGACGCCGGATGGGCGCCAACGCAACCGCCGGGTGGCGATCACGATCGAGTCGCGCAACCCGGACAATGCGGTGGAAGTACAGATTTCCGACAACTGA
- the flhA gene encoding flagellar biosynthesis protein FlhA gives MNDALTLQGFLGRLNIRQMLAPLLIILILSMMVLPLPPFVLDVFFTFNIAISVMVLLVAMYTMKPLDFSIFPTVLLVTTLLRLSLNVASTRIVLLQGHTGPDAAGKVIEAFGHFLVGGNYAVGIVVFIILTLINFIVITKGAGRIAEVTARFTLDAMPGKQMAIDADLNAGLIGEDEARKRRATVAQEADFYGSMDGASKFVRGDAVAGILILFINIIGGLIIGVIQHDMSAGDAARTYTLLTIGDGLVAQIPALIISTAAGLVVTRVATGQDIGQQLVAQLFGNPMILAITAAILGILGLVPGMPNFVFLMLGSMLGFLAWKMMRKSAVSEQAAEAAAAEQLPAAVPESVEASWADVAPVDVLGLEVGYRLIPLVDRGQDGELLKRIRGLRKKFAQEIGFLSAPVHIRDNLELRPNAYRLTLKGVAIGDGEAYPGMYLAINPGRVSGQLAGTPTQDPAFGLPAVWIEAGLREQAHVFGYTVVDASTVVATHLNHIILSHAAELLGRQETQALLDHIATELPKLVEDLVPKQLPLSTLQRVLQNLLEEGVNIRDMRTIIETLAEHAPRNQDPLVLTSLVRIALGRAIVQQLYPGSNEMQVMALEPGLERILGQALQGGGEDASGIEPGLADTLMRETATASQRQEDLGLPAVLLVPGNVRWLLSRFLRRVVPQLKVIANAEVPDSKTIKVTTIIGATK, from the coding sequence ATGAATGACGCACTGACACTGCAGGGCTTCCTTGGACGGCTGAATATCCGCCAGATGCTGGCGCCGCTGCTCATCATCCTCATCCTGTCGATGATGGTGCTGCCGCTGCCGCCGTTCGTGCTGGACGTATTTTTCACGTTCAACATCGCAATCTCGGTCATGGTCCTGCTGGTGGCGATGTACACCATGAAGCCGCTCGATTTCTCGATTTTCCCGACCGTGTTGCTGGTGACGACCCTGTTGCGCCTGTCGCTCAACGTGGCATCGACGCGAATCGTTCTGCTGCAAGGTCATACCGGCCCCGATGCCGCCGGCAAGGTCATTGAGGCCTTCGGCCACTTCCTGGTCGGCGGCAACTATGCGGTAGGCATAGTAGTATTCATCATCCTGACCCTGATCAACTTCATCGTCATCACCAAGGGCGCTGGCCGCATCGCCGAGGTTACGGCACGCTTTACCCTGGATGCGATGCCGGGCAAGCAGATGGCGATCGACGCCGACCTGAATGCCGGCCTGATCGGGGAAGACGAGGCCCGCAAGCGGCGTGCCACTGTTGCCCAGGAGGCCGATTTCTATGGCTCCATGGACGGTGCCTCGAAGTTTGTTCGCGGCGACGCGGTTGCCGGAATACTTATCCTGTTCATCAACATAATCGGCGGCTTGATCATCGGCGTCATCCAGCACGACATGTCGGCGGGCGATGCGGCCAGGACCTACACCTTGCTGACCATCGGCGATGGCCTGGTGGCGCAGATTCCGGCGCTGATCATCTCGACGGCGGCGGGCCTGGTGGTGACGCGTGTCGCCACGGGGCAGGACATCGGCCAGCAACTGGTTGCGCAATTGTTCGGCAATCCGATGATCCTTGCCATCACCGCCGCCATTCTGGGAATCCTCGGGTTGGTTCCCGGCATGCCCAATTTCGTATTCCTCATGCTTGGATCGATGTTGGGTTTTCTGGCATGGAAGATGATGAGGAAGTCCGCGGTATCCGAGCAGGCGGCCGAAGCCGCCGCGGCGGAGCAACTGCCTGCCGCCGTCCCGGAAAGCGTCGAGGCGAGCTGGGCCGATGTTGCGCCGGTGGATGTTCTTGGGCTTGAGGTCGGCTACCGGCTGATTCCCCTGGTCGACAGGGGGCAGGATGGTGAATTGCTCAAGCGCATTCGCGGCCTGCGCAAGAAGTTTGCCCAGGAGATCGGCTTCCTTTCGGCGCCGGTGCACATCCGCGACAATCTCGAACTCCGCCCCAACGCCTATCGCCTGACACTGAAGGGGGTGGCCATTGGCGATGGTGAGGCCTATCCGGGGATGTATCTGGCCATCAATCCGGGGCGCGTTTCCGGTCAGCTGGCCGGCACGCCAACGCAGGACCCGGCTTTTGGGCTGCCTGCGGTGTGGATCGAAGCAGGGTTGCGGGAGCAGGCCCATGTCTTTGGCTACACGGTGGTCGACGCCAGTACGGTGGTGGCGACCCACCTGAATCACATCATCCTTTCGCATGCCGCGGAACTGCTCGGCCGCCAGGAAACCCAGGCCTTGCTCGACCACATCGCGACCGAATTGCCCAAGCTGGTCGAGGATCTGGTGCCCAAGCAACTGCCCCTGTCCACGTTGCAGCGCGTGTTGCAGAACCTGCTGGAAGAAGGCGTAAATATCCGCGACATGCGAACCATCATCGAAACCCTGGCCGAGCATGCACCACGGAATCAGGATCCCCTGGTGCTGACCTCGCTGGTGCGTATCGCGCTGGGTCGGGCCATCGTCCAGCAACTGTATCCAGGCAGCAACGAGATGCAGGTCATGGCCCTCGAACCGGGCCTTGAGCGGATACTCGGGCAGGCGCTGCAGGGTGGCGGTGAAGATGCGTCGGGGATCGAGCCGGGGCTTGCCGACACGCTGATGCGCGAGACCGCTACCGCATCGCAGCGGCAGGAAGACCTCGGGCTGCCGGCTGTTCTGCTGGTGCCGGGCAATGTGCGCTGGCTGCTGTCGCGGTTCCTGCGGCGCGTGGTTCCCCAGCTGAAGGTAATCGCCAACGCCGAAGTGCCGGATTCAAAAACAATCAAGGTGACGACCATCATCGGAGCAACTAAATGA
- the flhF gene encoding flagellar biosynthesis protein FlhF, translating to MTVKRFVGASARECLRRVKDELGPDAVVISNKPLDNGVEIVAMTPDSLDAISQQAAAPRAAAARPAVAASASPKPKADDEDYTVTLSSAVRKAPVVRPWIPYEAAPAVDPVKENRSSLRPLPPRGAVETDVLSPSQVATSLRSATEQALPSAAEAPPEVAELRDEMRLIKGLLERQLAGFAWSEMSRNTPVRALLLGEMIEAGFSGQLARRLVQEMPEDMNQEDGRKWLKAAVNRRLRTLPTESDFIDRGGVYAIVGPTGVGKTTTTAKLAARCVVRYGADRLALLTTDGYRIGAQEQLRIYGRILGVPVFVVRDGEDLRRTLADLRDKHMVLIDTVGMSQRDRMVAEQAAMLMRSGEVNRLLLLNAGSRGDTLDDVVRAYAGEDLAGCIMTKVDEATALAPALDCIVRHGLTLSYVANGQRVPEDLHLPNRNYLLHRAFKVGAGETAHSLREEEVAMAISSRNSSPLGASFA from the coding sequence ATGACCGTAAAACGATTCGTCGGCGCATCTGCGCGGGAATGTCTGCGTCGCGTAAAGGATGAACTCGGACCCGACGCCGTGGTGATTTCAAACAAGCCGCTGGACAACGGCGTCGAGATCGTCGCAATGACGCCGGACAGCCTTGATGCGATCTCGCAGCAGGCTGCCGCTCCACGCGCCGCCGCGGCGAGACCCGCGGTGGCGGCATCTGCCTCGCCAAAGCCGAAAGCGGACGACGAGGACTACACCGTAACCCTGTCTTCGGCGGTGCGCAAAGCTCCTGTGGTGCGTCCGTGGATACCCTACGAGGCGGCTCCCGCCGTCGACCCGGTCAAGGAAAATCGTTCGAGCTTGCGGCCATTGCCGCCGCGTGGTGCGGTAGAAACCGATGTGTTGTCACCATCCCAGGTTGCGACTTCATTGCGTTCTGCCACCGAGCAGGCTTTGCCGTCGGCTGCCGAGGCGCCGCCCGAGGTCGCCGAGCTGCGGGACGAAATGCGCCTGATCAAGGGCCTGCTTGAGCGCCAGCTGGCCGGCTTTGCCTGGAGTGAAATGTCGCGCAACACGCCGGTGCGCGCGCTGCTGCTCGGCGAGATGATCGAGGCCGGATTCTCGGGCCAGCTTGCGCGACGCCTGGTGCAGGAGATGCCTGAAGACATGAATCAGGAGGATGGGCGCAAGTGGCTGAAGGCGGCTGTGAATCGGCGCCTGCGCACCTTGCCGACGGAATCGGATTTCATCGACCGCGGCGGTGTATATGCCATCGTCGGGCCCACCGGTGTCGGCAAGACCACCACTACGGCGAAACTGGCCGCACGTTGCGTGGTGCGCTACGGAGCCGATCGCCTTGCGCTGCTGACCACCGACGGTTACCGGATCGGCGCTCAGGAACAATTGAGAATCTACGGACGCATTCTTGGCGTTCCGGTGTTCGTGGTACGCGACGGCGAGGATCTGCGGCGCACGCTGGCCGACCTGCGCGACAAGCACATGGTGCTGATCGACACGGTGGGCATGAGTCAGCGCGATCGCATGGTGGCCGAGCAGGCGGCGATGCTGATGCGTTCCGGAGAGGTGAATCGACTGTTGCTGCTCAACGCCGGCAGTCGCGGCGACACTCTGGATGACGTGGTCCGTGCCTACGCCGGGGAAGACCTGGCCGGCTGCATCATGACCAAGGTCGATGAAGCGACGGCGCTGGCTCCGGCGCTGGATTGCATCGTGCGGCATGGCTTGACGCTCAGCTATGTAGCCAACGGTCAGCGGGTTCCCGAGGATCTGCATCTGCCCAATCGGAACTACCTGTTGCATCGGGCCTTCAAAGTCGGCGCTGGCGAGACGGCGCACAGCCTGCGTGAAGAAGAAGTTGCCATGGCAATCAGTTCGCGCAACTCCTCCCCGCTCGGAGCTTCCTTTGCTTGA
- a CDS encoding RNA polymerase sigma factor FliA: MYTAQGVLAKEQLVSKYAPLVKRIAFHLMAKLPASVEVDDLIQNGTIGLLDAMSRYEEGLGAQFETYAVQRIRGAMLDGLRDNDWLPRGARREMRRVEAAIHKLEHENGRQPSESELAAALDLSLADYQKLLQEARGHQLVYLEDLSEGQDSDFLERHGAAPGLDPLAMLEEADTRQALVKAIEDLPEREKMMMALYYEQDLNLREIGEVLGVTESRVCQLHSQAIARLRATVVGEGKPVSKARRGRKPAKAAT, translated from the coding sequence ATGTACACCGCGCAGGGCGTGCTCGCCAAAGAGCAGCTCGTTTCCAAGTATGCCCCCCTCGTCAAGCGCATCGCCTTTCATTTGATGGCGAAGCTGCCGGCGAGTGTCGAAGTTGACGACCTGATTCAAAACGGGACGATCGGCTTGCTCGACGCCATGAGTCGCTACGAGGAAGGCTTGGGCGCCCAGTTTGAGACCTATGCCGTGCAGCGGATCCGTGGCGCCATGCTTGACGGGTTGCGTGACAACGATTGGCTGCCGCGTGGCGCGCGACGCGAAATGCGGCGCGTCGAGGCGGCAATCCATAAACTGGAACACGAGAACGGACGCCAGCCGTCGGAGAGCGAGTTGGCGGCTGCGTTGGACCTGAGCCTGGCCGATTACCAGAAACTGCTGCAGGAAGCGCGCGGTCACCAGCTGGTTTATCTGGAAGACCTGTCAGAAGGGCAGGACAGCGATTTTCTCGAGCGCCATGGGGCGGCTCCGGGACTTGATCCGCTGGCCATGCTCGAAGAGGCGGATACCCGCCAGGCACTGGTAAAAGCCATCGAAGATCTGCCGGAACGCGAAAAAATGATGATGGCGTTGTATTATGAACAGGATCTGAATCTTCGGGAGATTGGCGAAGTGCTGGGGGTGACCGAATCACGGGTATGCCAGTTGCACAGCCAGGCAATTGCCCGTCTGCGCGCCACGGTGGTTGGCGAAGGCAAGCCGGTGAGCAAGGCCCGCCGGGGCCGCAAGCCGGCGAAGGCCGCTACCTGA